A window of Solanum stenotomum isolate F172 chromosome 3, ASM1918654v1, whole genome shotgun sequence contains these coding sequences:
- the LOC125860974 gene encoding homeobox-leucine zipper protein ATHB-40-like, with protein sequence MSSSKVDDQMELISHFYPHVYAQLAQEQVSLGEKMEPRRRRKKNKVEGRNNTSEVVMRKRKLLSEEQVNLLEQSFGDEHKLEMERKAKLASELGLDPHQVAVWFQNRRARWKNKKIEEEYSKLKTQHETTIIEKYRLETEVLKMKEQLCEAEMEIQKLLLERKSDISSNNSPISSIFSMEQQHFDLGEFGMEGQLMDDNMFFVADNQSTYITLWDN encoded by the exons ATGTCAAGTAGCAAGGTTGATGATCAAATGGAACTCATCTCTCACTTCTATCCTCATGTTTACGCCCAATTAGCACAAGAACAAG TCTCTTTAGGAGAGAAGATGGAACCGCGAAGGAGAAGGAAGaagaacaaagttgaagggAGAAACAACACTAGTGAAGTTGTGATGAGGAAGAGGAAGTTGCTTAGTGAAGAACAAGTTAATCTTCTTGAACAAAGTTTTGGGGACGAGCACAAACTAGAGATGGAGAGGAAGGCCAAGCTTGCTTCTGAGCTTGGCCTTGATCCTCATCAAGTCGCGGTGTGGTTCCAAAACAGGAGGGCTAGATGGAAGAACAAGAAAATCGAGGAGGAATACTCCAAGCTAAAGACTCAACATGAGACTACCATCATTGAGAAATATCGTCTTGAAACTGAG GTGTTGAAGATGAAAGAGCAATTGTGTGAAGCAGAAATGGAGATACAAAAGCTTTTATTGGAACGTAAAAGTGATATTTCAAGCAATAATAGCCCAATTTCATCAATATTCTCAATGGAGCAGCAACATTTTGATCTTGGGGAGTTTGGAATGGAGGGGCAATTAATGGATGATAATATGTTCTTTGTTGCTGATAATCAAAGTACTTATATAACTCTTTGGGATAATTAG